Proteins co-encoded in one Capnocytophaga ochracea DSM 7271 genomic window:
- a CDS encoding SemiSWEET family transporter, with translation MKEKRNTKQKINLFIGSIGAFIGVAVFVAYIPQIMANLEGHKAQPWQPLFAAGSCLIWVVYGWTKEPKPDYILIIPNFVGVVLGFLTFITSL, from the coding sequence ATGAAAGAAAAAAGAAATACCAAACAAAAAATTAATTTATTTATAGGTTCGATTGGAGCCTTTATAGGGGTAGCAGTGTTTGTAGCTTATATTCCTCAAATTATGGCTAACTTAGAAGGACACAAAGCACAACCTTGGCAACCATTGTTTGCAGCAGGGTCTTGTCTTATCTGGGTGGTGTATGGCTGGACAAAAGAACCTAAGCCAGATTATATTCTCATTATTCCCAATTTTGTAGGAGTGGTTTTAGGATTTTTAACTTTTATTACTTCTCTTTAA